In one Shinella zoogloeoides genomic region, the following are encoded:
- a CDS encoding DUF922 domain-containing Zn-dependent protease, which yields MRAGIGFVIAGLFFAGSAAAQDWQAVERVEPYTVQGATGMEIYQSIGERGPKLGIARVIAHTGFKLTWTRKYERQGNACVITVNKPKLIITYTLPKLKTKLSGPLKIRWDTFISGVTAHEKVHGDFIKDMVKEIEAISVGMTVENDPNCKKIRPQLQARLGELSNAQRARSRDFDQVELNDGGNVHQLILQLVDPR from the coding sequence CTGCGGGCAGGCATCGGTTTCGTCATCGCCGGCCTCTTCTTTGCCGGAAGCGCCGCCGCGCAGGACTGGCAGGCGGTCGAGCGGGTCGAGCCCTATACGGTGCAGGGCGCGACGGGCATGGAGATCTACCAGTCGATCGGCGAGCGCGGCCCCAAGCTCGGTATTGCCCGCGTCATCGCCCATACCGGCTTCAAGCTCACCTGGACGCGCAAATACGAGCGGCAGGGCAATGCCTGCGTGATCACGGTCAACAAGCCGAAGCTCATCATCACCTACACGCTGCCCAAGCTGAAGACGAAGCTCTCCGGGCCGTTGAAGATCCGCTGGGACACCTTCATCTCCGGCGTGACCGCGCATGAAAAGGTGCACGGGGACTTCATCAAGGACATGGTGAAGGAGATCGAGGCGATCAGCGTCGGCATGACGGTCGAGAACGACCCGAACTGCAAGAAGATCCGCCCGCAGCTCCAGGCGCGCCTCGGCGAGCTTTCCAACGCCCAGCGCGCCCGTAGCCGCGATTTCGACCAGGTCGAGCTGAACGACGGCGGCAACGTGCACCAGCTCATCCTGCAGCTGGTCGATCCGCGCTGA
- a CDS encoding LysR family transcriptional regulator, which yields MRQLQCFVVLAEELNFTRAAQRLNMSQPPLSTQIQTLERELGADLISRTSRKVSLTRAGELFLRRASNMLDQYERSVQEIREVQQGQDGMIEIGTTGSILRGGLSELLAGFAAAYPRITLRVHEQSPAAQINEVRSRRTDVSFNRSIPREDELAHEYGWQEEMVALVRSDHKFAGRESVSITDLKDDQHVVLRPDSSDFAAYVMSCIVASGYRPHVSQQVIDAQSIPSLVVAGFGVSIVPAGIAKLTSGPLAFLPIRPSPPTSNVYIIYHHRDPAPALQLFLAEIRRRLGGDPAGPREVSADRPAAG from the coding sequence ATGCGCCAGCTCCAATGCTTCGTGGTGCTCGCCGAGGAGCTGAACTTCACCCGCGCGGCCCAGCGGCTGAACATGTCGCAGCCGCCGCTCAGCACGCAGATCCAGACGCTGGAACGCGAACTGGGGGCCGACCTCATCAGCCGCACCAGCCGCAAGGTGTCGCTGACGCGCGCGGGCGAACTCTTCCTGCGGCGGGCGAGCAACATGCTCGACCAGTACGAGCGCAGCGTGCAGGAAATCCGCGAGGTGCAGCAGGGCCAGGACGGCATGATCGAGATCGGCACGACAGGCTCGATCCTGCGCGGCGGGCTTTCCGAACTGCTGGCGGGCTTTGCCGCCGCCTATCCGCGCATCACGCTGCGCGTGCACGAGCAATCGCCCGCCGCGCAGATAAACGAGGTGCGCAGCCGGCGCACCGATGTCAGCTTCAATAGGTCGATCCCGCGCGAGGACGAGCTTGCCCACGAATATGGCTGGCAGGAGGAGATGGTGGCGCTGGTGCGCAGCGACCACAAATTCGCCGGACGGGAAAGCGTCTCGATCACCGACCTAAAGGACGACCAGCACGTAGTGCTGCGGCCGGACAGCTCCGATTTCGCGGCCTATGTCATGTCCTGCATCGTCGCTTCCGGCTATCGGCCGCACGTCTCGCAGCAGGTGATCGACGCCCAGTCCATCCCCAGCCTCGTCGTCGCCGGCTTCGGCGTCAGCATCGTGCCGGCCGGCATCGCAAAGCTGACCTCCGGGCCCCTCGCCTTCCTGCCGATCCGGCCCAGTCCGCCGACATCGAACGTCTACATCATCTATCACCATCGCGACCCGGCGCCGGCGCTCCAGCTCTTCCTCGCGGAAATCCGCCGCAGGCTCGGCGGCGATCCCGCCGGGCCGCGCGAGGTCAGCGCGGATCGACCAGCTGCAGGATGA